Proteins from one bacterium genomic window:
- a CDS encoding efflux RND transporter periplasmic adaptor subunit, which yields MSQDSRWKSAILEPLKGLGVAALLVVMMLWLSGAFVEKVEPGPPVPKAPPPPLKTQRVELRSFPLILEQMGSLRTRNEAQVSSRIMAQVKEVHVREGQEVTGPDSQGEGATVLAKLDDRDIQARLRQAQSQLQAVERALPSARSRLQAARAQLEAAKAQAVQTEGDFRRIQQLYQDRAATGQQLEHARAQKEVAEARQRAALEEVQALQAEIHRIEAQRQEAEAAVAEARVMLSHTRIQAPFSGKVVRKLVEVGDMVTPGRPLFILETSSQPELHAVVSESLLPSLRVGQSLEVQVDSLDRTLQGMVREITPSADPTTRTVLVKVSLQPGEGLMSGLFGRIRVPFGSYQALVVPWPAVRQVGQLHLVDVKGPDGHPERRFVTLGNLQGELMEILSGLKEGEEVVLP from the coding sequence ATGAGCCAGGACTCCCGATGGAAATCAGCGATCCTGGAGCCCTTGAAGGGGCTCGGTGTGGCAGCCTTGTTGGTGGTCATGATGCTTTGGCTCTCAGGAGCATTTGTGGAGAAGGTGGAGCCAGGACCTCCGGTACCTAAGGCCCCTCCACCTCCCCTCAAAACCCAAAGAGTGGAGCTTAGGAGTTTTCCCCTCATACTGGAGCAGATGGGCAGTTTGCGCACCAGAAACGAGGCCCAGGTCTCGAGTCGGATAATGGCCCAGGTCAAAGAAGTACACGTCAGGGAGGGCCAGGAGGTTACAGGACCTGACTCCCAGGGAGAGGGTGCCACGGTCTTGGCCAAACTGGACGACAGGGACATCCAGGCCAGGCTGAGGCAGGCTCAGTCCCAGCTCCAGGCCGTGGAGAGGGCACTTCCATCGGCCCGATCCAGGCTTCAAGCCGCCAGAGCTCAACTGGAGGCGGCCAAGGCCCAGGCAGTTCAGACAGAGGGGGATTTCAGGAGAATCCAGCAGCTTTATCAGGACAGGGCTGCCACAGGACAGCAACTGGAGCATGCCAGGGCCCAAAAAGAAGTGGCCGAGGCCAGGCAGCGGGCGGCCCTAGAAGAGGTACAGGCACTCCAGGCGGAGATTCACAGAATAGAGGCCCAGAGGCAAGAGGCCGAGGCAGCTGTGGCCGAGGCCAGGGTAATGCTCAGCCACACGAGAATCCAGGCCCCTTTTTCTGGAAAGGTGGTACGGAAGCTGGTGGAGGTGGGGGACATGGTGACTCCAGGCAGGCCTCTTTTCATCCTGGAGACCTCCTCCCAGCCTGAACTGCACGCCGTGGTCTCAGAGTCCCTGCTCCCTAGCCTCAGGGTGGGCCAAAGTTTGGAGGTGCAGGTGGACTCCCTGGATAGGACTCTGCAGGGCATGGTCCGGGAGATTACCCCCTCGGCAGATCCCACCACCAGGACGGTCCTGGTAAAGGTCAGCCTCCAGCCGGGAGAGGGGCTCATGAGCGGACTTTTCGGACGCATCCGAGTTCCCTTTGGCTCGTACCAGGCACTGGTTGTGCCTTGGCCGGCGGTCAGGCAGGTGGGGCAGCTCCATTTGGTGGATGTCAAGGGACCTGATGGCCACCCCGAAAGGCGTTTTGTGACTCTGGGCAATCTCCAGGGGGAGCTAATGGAGATTCTCTCGGGACTCAAAGAGGGCGAGGAGGTGGTCTTGCCATGA
- a CDS encoding efflux RND transporter permease subunit, whose amino-acid sequence MSSHGVPSHNWINRIVAAFLTGNLSVLLIILSLMAGAVALSITPREEDPQIVVPLADVLVSMPGASVQEVERQVATRLEKLLYQIDGVEYVYSMSMPSMAVVTVRFYVGEDRERSWVKLHNKIQANIDQVPPGVAGWVVKPVEIDDVPIVNLTLYSHRYSDYELRRMAEELEIRLQGVKNAGRTYVVGGRPREITINISPQRMASRGVSIQDIQRALQGGNISLPAGELVRRDGSVRLQAGRFLESARQLGELVVGVSQMRPVYLREVAHIEDGPAEPETYTRIAFGPAAFTKGDPAHEAEALPPNIERQTDYPMVTVGVAKRKGTNAVWVSREVQREAQRFAREVLPSDVHMRVTRDYGKTANEKVNELVEALFVAIVIVVALLAYTLGWREGIIIALAVPITFSFTLLINYLLGYTINRVTLFALILSLGLVVDDPIVDVENIHRHFSMRQQDPFSAVLHAVNEVRPPIILATLAVIISFVPMFFITGMMGPYMAPMALNVPVAMLMSLLVAFTITPWLSYHMLRPVYHKPHAKPFVLEQSSLFRAYKAVMEPVFAHRAVRLGVLGLVMVLLGFAGWLVLDRRVPLKMLPFDNKNELQVVIDMEEGTTLEATEAAAQALAGYLVRVPEVTDVTTYVGTSSPMDFNGLVRHYYLRQGPHLAELRFNLIEKKKRAQQSHAIALRLRKDLQEIARSHGANIKIVEVPPGPPVISTIVAELYGPLGTPYESLARAARKVRSYMESMEGVVDVDDVLVAQQPKVIFRVDHAKAALHGIGAQALVESLQGAVPGLASSSLRLEDQVNPVRIRLRLPKRERDLEAHLGQLFVKGLSGQGVLLGELGSFELSTIEQPVYHKNLQPVVYVFGETAGLPPPEAVLALAKQVKQDKELEDFRVEWAGEGEWEVTLRVFRDLGIAFGVAILGIYILLLYQTGSYLLPAIQLIALPLSVIGILPGFWLLNALSGGPVGGWANPVYFTATAMIGMIALAGIATRNSILLIEFVEERKKEGKPIVGSLLEAGALRTRPITLTSLAAMLGAWPITLDPIFSGLAWALIFGLAVSTLFTLVVVPMVYYMAYAKRFEPVGK is encoded by the coding sequence ATGAGCAGCCACGGGGTGCCCTCTCACAACTGGATCAACAGAATAGTGGCGGCTTTCCTTACAGGAAACCTGTCGGTCCTGCTGATCATTCTGAGCCTCATGGCAGGGGCTGTGGCCTTGAGTATCACCCCCAGAGAGGAGGACCCTCAGATAGTGGTCCCCCTGGCCGACGTGCTGGTGTCCATGCCAGGGGCCAGCGTGCAGGAGGTGGAAAGGCAGGTGGCCACTCGTCTGGAAAAGCTTCTGTACCAGATAGACGGGGTGGAGTACGTTTACTCCATGAGCATGCCTTCCATGGCAGTGGTGACGGTGCGTTTTTATGTGGGGGAGGACAGGGAGAGAAGCTGGGTCAAACTGCACAACAAGATCCAGGCCAACATAGACCAGGTTCCCCCCGGGGTCGCCGGCTGGGTGGTCAAGCCCGTGGAGATAGACGATGTGCCAATAGTGAATCTTACCCTCTACAGCCACAGATACAGCGACTACGAGCTTCGCCGCATGGCAGAAGAGCTGGAGATCCGACTGCAGGGGGTCAAAAATGCGGGCCGTACCTATGTGGTGGGGGGCAGGCCCAGGGAGATCACCATCAACATATCCCCACAAAGAATGGCCAGCCGAGGGGTTTCCATCCAGGACATTCAGAGGGCTCTCCAGGGGGGGAACATCTCTCTCCCAGCAGGCGAGCTGGTGCGAAGGGATGGTTCGGTCAGGCTCCAGGCCGGTCGTTTCCTTGAATCGGCCAGGCAGCTGGGGGAGCTTGTGGTGGGCGTTTCCCAGATGAGGCCAGTTTACCTCAGAGAGGTGGCCCACATAGAAGACGGCCCAGCAGAACCAGAGACCTATACACGCATAGCCTTTGGGCCAGCGGCCTTCACCAAGGGCGATCCGGCCCATGAAGCCGAGGCCTTGCCTCCCAACATAGAAAGGCAGACCGACTATCCCATGGTCACCGTAGGAGTGGCCAAGAGAAAGGGCACCAATGCGGTTTGGGTCTCAAGGGAGGTTCAGCGGGAGGCCCAGCGTTTCGCCAGGGAAGTGCTGCCTTCTGATGTGCACATGAGGGTCACCCGTGACTACGGAAAGACAGCCAACGAGAAGGTCAACGAGCTTGTAGAGGCCCTGTTCGTGGCCATTGTCATAGTGGTGGCCCTCTTGGCCTACACTCTGGGCTGGCGAGAGGGGATCATCATAGCCTTGGCCGTGCCCATCACATTCAGTTTTACTCTTCTTATCAACTACCTGCTGGGCTACACCATCAACCGGGTGACTCTTTTTGCCCTGATCCTCTCCCTCGGCCTTGTGGTGGATGATCCCATAGTGGACGTGGAGAACATTCACAGGCACTTCTCCATGAGGCAGCAGGATCCTTTCTCGGCCGTTCTCCACGCGGTAAACGAGGTGAGGCCTCCCATAATCCTGGCCACCTTGGCGGTGATCATCTCCTTTGTCCCTATGTTTTTCATAACAGGCATGATGGGGCCATACATGGCTCCTATGGCCTTAAATGTGCCTGTGGCAATGCTCATGAGCCTTCTGGTGGCCTTTACCATCACCCCGTGGCTTTCTTATCACATGCTTCGGCCTGTTTACCATAAGCCCCATGCAAAACCCTTTGTGCTGGAACAAAGCTCTCTTTTCCGTGCCTACAAAGCCGTGATGGAGCCTGTTTTCGCCCACAGAGCAGTGCGTCTTGGCGTCCTGGGCTTGGTCATGGTTCTGCTGGGCTTTGCAGGATGGCTCGTCCTGGATCGCCGCGTGCCCTTAAAGATGCTCCCCTTTGACAACAAGAACGAGCTTCAAGTGGTCATAGACATGGAAGAGGGCACCACCTTGGAGGCTACTGAGGCAGCCGCACAGGCCTTGGCAGGGTACCTTGTGAGAGTGCCTGAGGTAACCGATGTCACCACGTACGTAGGCACTTCAAGTCCCATGGACTTCAATGGACTGGTGCGCCATTACTATTTGAGACAGGGACCTCATTTGGCTGAGCTGCGCTTCAACCTGATAGAGAAGAAAAAAAGAGCCCAACAAAGCCACGCCATAGCCCTGAGGCTGAGAAAAGACCTCCAGGAAATAGCTCGGAGCCATGGGGCCAACATCAAGATAGTGGAAGTTCCCCCGGGCCCACCAGTGATCTCCACCATCGTGGCAGAGCTTTACGGTCCTCTGGGCACCCCGTACGAGTCCCTGGCCAGGGCTGCCAGGAAGGTGCGCTCTTACATGGAGAGCATGGAAGGGGTGGTGGATGTGGATGACGTGCTTGTGGCACAGCAGCCCAAGGTCATATTTCGGGTGGACCACGCCAAAGCTGCTCTCCACGGGATTGGGGCCCAAGCGCTGGTGGAAAGCCTTCAAGGAGCCGTGCCGGGACTGGCGTCCAGCTCCCTCAGACTGGAGGACCAGGTGAATCCCGTGAGGATACGCCTCAGACTCCCCAAGAGGGAAAGGGACCTGGAAGCCCACCTGGGGCAGCTCTTTGTGAAAGGCCTGTCCGGACAGGGAGTGCTTCTGGGCGAGTTGGGCAGTTTCGAGCTTTCCACAATAGAGCAACCCGTGTATCACAAGAATCTACAGCCAGTTGTGTACGTGTTCGGGGAGACCGCGGGGCTTCCACCGCCTGAGGCCGTTCTGGCTCTGGCAAAGCAGGTGAAGCAGGACAAGGAGCTGGAGGATTTTCGGGTGGAGTGGGCAGGAGAAGGGGAATGGGAGGTGACCCTGAGGGTCTTCAGGGATCTAGGCATAGCCTTCGGAGTAGCGATATTGGGAATATACATCCTACTGCTTTATCAGACCGGAAGCTATCTTTTGCCTGCCATCCAGCTCATAGCCCTGCCACTTTCGGTCATAGGAATATTGCCTGGTTTCTGGCTCTTGAATGCCCTTTCAGGAGGGCCTGTGGGGGGATGGGCCAACCCTGTGTATTTTACGGCCACAGCCATGATCGGTATGATAGCCCTTGCAGGCATAGCCACCCGAAACTCCATTCTCCTCATAGAGTTCGTGGAGGAAAGAAAGAAGGAAGGCAAACCCATAGTTGGCTCCCTGTTGGAGGCCGGGGCCCTTAGGACCAGGCCCATAACACTCACCTCCCTGGCCGCCATGCTCGGGGCCTGGCCCATCACACTGGACCCAATATTCTCAGGGCTGGCCTGGGCACTGATCTTCGGGCTGGCGGTTTCCACCCTATTTACCTTGGTGGTGGTGCCCATGGTCTATTACATGGCATATGCCAAGCGCTTTGAGCCCGTGGGGAAATAA
- a CDS encoding ArsA family ATPase — MWERPVVMIGGKGGVGKTTCAAALALQCALEGEQTLVISTDQTPSLADIFEFPRPLEEPSEVTAKLFAWELGFQDICQMWDRKFGREVYEVFSALVSIDYAEFLEFMGSVLPGLAEEFMVDHIRELALEGRFQRIIWDTAPMGHTLSLLKTPAMLSQHLRAAPRIYSRLRLGNRSRRSVLKTIQDWEKLSAQDMAFLQEQVSYVLVVIPEALAVQQVDRILAQLTPFGLLVEDLIINNVVKDSDSDFLFRRGEQQRPYMALIREKYKHICLHQVCLFAEEVKGLSRIERVRRELFPALGK, encoded by the coding sequence ATGTGGGAACGCCCGGTGGTGATGATTGGGGGAAAGGGAGGGGTGGGCAAGACCACCTGTGCGGCGGCTTTGGCCTTGCAGTGCGCCCTCGAAGGGGAACAAACCCTGGTGATTTCCACGGATCAGACACCCTCTTTGGCCGACATCTTTGAATTTCCCCGCCCCCTGGAAGAACCCTCAGAGGTCACTGCTAAACTCTTTGCCTGGGAATTGGGTTTTCAGGACATCTGCCAGATGTGGGACCGCAAGTTCGGCAGGGAGGTGTATGAGGTTTTCTCGGCTCTGGTATCCATAGATTATGCTGAGTTCCTGGAGTTCATGGGCTCCGTGCTGCCGGGGCTGGCAGAAGAATTCATGGTGGACCACATCCGTGAGCTGGCTCTGGAGGGGAGATTCCAGAGGATCATCTGGGACACTGCTCCCATGGGGCACACCTTGAGTTTGCTCAAGACCCCAGCCATGCTTTCCCAGCATCTAAGAGCAGCTCCCAGGATTTACTCCAGGCTGAGACTGGGAAACAGAAGTCGCAGATCGGTCCTGAAGACCATACAAGATTGGGAGAAACTCTCTGCCCAGGACATGGCTTTCCTCCAGGAGCAAGTCTCCTATGTTCTTGTTGTCATACCCGAAGCTCTGGCTGTGCAGCAGGTGGATAGAATTCTAGCCCAGCTCACCCCTTTCGGACTGCTGGTGGAGGATCTGATCATTAATAATGTGGTCAAGGATTCCGACTCGGATTTCTTGTTTCGCCGGGGGGAGCAACAAAGGCCCTACATGGCTCTTATCCGTGAAAAATATAAGCACATTTGCTTACATCAGGTTTGTCTTTTTGCAGAGGAAGTAAAGGGGCTCTCCAGGATCGAAAGGGTCAGAAGGGAGCTGTTTCCCGCCTTGGGCAAATAG
- a CDS encoding aconitate hydratase — MGHSLAEKLIQSHLVEGSLERGREVGIRIDQTLTQDATGTMVYLAFEAMQIPRVKTQLSVSYIDHNILQTDFKNADDHRYLQSSAAKFGVLLSPAGNGISHHVHRQRFGVPGMSLLGSDSHTTTGGCLGMLAIGAGGLDVALAMAGRAFHFVMPRIWGIHLSGKLQPWVSGKDVILELLRRYSVKGGLGTIMEFFGPGVENLDMAARGTICNMGVDIGATAAIFPSDEITRGYLALQGREKDWIPLQADADARYDQVTELDLSSIEPLVACPHSMDKVRPAAELGDVEIAQVIVGSSTNGSYRDIMMAALVLKDRRVHPSLSFDVNPGSRQVLENVILMGGLLHLVHGGARVHQPGCLGCIGMGQVPPTGSNSLRTMPRNFPGRSGSKDDRVYLCSPETAAASGLFGRITDPRELGDYPQVPFPERFSWSSDWFIAPAHDPSSVEIVRGPNIQPFPQFPPLEEDIEAEVLLVLGDNISTDHIIPAGNRVLPLRSNIPAISRFVFDMVDETFAQRAQEARSGIIVAGENYGQGSSREHAALAPRYLGIRVKIAKSFARIHKANLINYGIVPLEFSEPSQYPMLSRGQKIKFPGIRSAVLQGASQVKALLGDKEILLNLKLTPREREVLAQGGALNWARER, encoded by the coding sequence ATGGGACATAGCCTGGCCGAAAAACTCATCCAAAGCCACTTGGTAGAAGGCAGTTTGGAAAGGGGCAGGGAGGTGGGGATACGCATCGATCAGACCCTCACCCAGGATGCCACTGGTACGATGGTGTATCTGGCCTTTGAAGCCATGCAGATCCCCAGGGTCAAGACCCAGCTTTCAGTAAGCTACATAGATCACAACATTCTTCAGACCGATTTCAAAAATGCCGACGACCACAGGTACCTCCAGAGCAGTGCTGCCAAGTTCGGGGTGCTGCTTTCCCCTGCGGGCAACGGCATATCTCACCACGTGCACAGGCAAAGGTTCGGAGTTCCTGGCATGTCCTTGCTGGGATCGGACAGCCATACCACCACCGGAGGCTGCCTGGGCATGCTGGCCATAGGAGCCGGGGGGCTGGACGTGGCCTTGGCCATGGCAGGCAGAGCCTTCCACTTTGTCATGCCCAGGATCTGGGGTATCCATCTCAGCGGGAAGCTTCAGCCCTGGGTGTCGGGAAAGGATGTGATCCTGGAGCTTCTCAGGCGCTACAGCGTCAAGGGAGGCCTGGGGACCATAATGGAATTCTTCGGACCAGGGGTGGAAAATCTGGACATGGCTGCACGTGGGACTATCTGCAACATGGGGGTAGACATAGGGGCCACCGCAGCCATTTTCCCATCTGACGAGATCACCCGTGGATACCTGGCCCTGCAGGGCAGGGAGAAGGACTGGATACCCCTTCAGGCAGATGCAGATGCCAGGTACGATCAGGTGACGGAGCTGGACTTGAGCAGCATCGAGCCACTTGTGGCCTGTCCTCACTCCATGGACAAGGTGAGACCGGCAGCCGAACTGGGGGATGTTGAAATAGCTCAGGTCATAGTGGGTTCCTCCACCAATGGCTCATACAGGGACATAATGATGGCTGCGCTGGTGCTCAAAGACAGGCGAGTTCATCCGTCTCTAAGCTTTGATGTGAACCCAGGGAGCCGCCAGGTTCTGGAGAACGTTATCCTGATGGGTGGGCTACTCCATCTTGTGCACGGGGGGGCCAGGGTCCACCAACCAGGATGTCTTGGTTGCATAGGCATGGGTCAGGTGCCACCCACCGGCAGCAACTCCCTTCGCACCATGCCGCGAAACTTTCCCGGCAGAAGTGGCTCCAAAGATGACAGGGTGTATCTCTGTTCGCCTGAGACAGCGGCTGCATCTGGCCTCTTTGGTAGAATAACGGATCCGAGGGAACTTGGGGATTACCCTCAGGTGCCTTTTCCTGAGCGGTTCTCCTGGAGTAGTGACTGGTTCATAGCCCCGGCCCATGACCCCTCTTCGGTGGAGATAGTCCGAGGGCCAAATATCCAACCCTTCCCCCAATTCCCTCCTTTGGAGGAGGACATCGAGGCAGAGGTGCTCCTTGTGCTGGGAGACAACATCTCCACAGATCACATAATCCCAGCCGGTAATAGGGTTCTGCCATTGAGAAGCAACATCCCGGCCATAAGTCGGTTCGTTTTCGACATGGTGGACGAGACCTTCGCCCAGAGAGCCCAGGAGGCCAGAAGCGGGATCATAGTGGCAGGTGAAAACTATGGCCAGGGTTCCTCCAGAGAGCATGCGGCCCTGGCACCCAGATACTTGGGGATCAGGGTGAAGATAGCCAAGAGTTTTGCCAGGATTCACAAGGCCAACCTCATCAATTACGGAATAGTGCCCTTGGAGTTCTCTGAGCCGAGCCAATATCCCATGCTGAGCAGGGGCCAGAAAATCAAGTTTCCGGGGATCCGTAGTGCAGTCCTTCAAGGGGCTTCCCAGGTGAAGGCTTTGCTAGGGGACAAGGAGATCTTATTGAACCTGAAGCTTACCCCCAGGGAAAGGGAGGTCCTGGCCCAGGGAGGAGCCCTCAACTGGGCCAGAGAAAGATAG
- a CDS encoding citrate/2-methylcitrate synthase — MECITNIKNIGLRDIPVADTLICGIDPKRGVLIYRGYDVLDLAANSTYEETAFLLLEARLPSPQELKEFSSRLAYFRQIPEAIINSMRLRPSSASPMDVLQGASAFLSDYDTNIRDESRPAEVDRGLRIIGAFPTIVAAWERIRKGLPVVPPDPSLPHAADFLRMLTGHRADPQTERDLDVCLILHAEHSFNASTFTARAVASTRSHTYGAVAAAVASLAGELHGGANTRVMIMLEEVGSKDRAQQWVAKRLQEGKRIMGLGHAVYEVDDPRVKVLKPMAEAIGKRKGQTHWYELAVEIERAAKEEFQRLKGRTIPTNVDFYSAPTYHAMGIPKDLFTPVFAIARTAGWVAHIIEERLGEAQGKPQLYRPQADYIGSYCGPDKCEWRPLEQRS, encoded by the coding sequence ATGGAGTGCATAACAAACATAAAAAACATAGGTCTCAGGGATATCCCAGTGGCCGACACCCTGATATGCGGAATAGACCCTAAGAGGGGTGTGCTCATCTACAGGGGCTACGATGTCTTGGATCTGGCAGCCAACTCAACTTACGAGGAGACAGCCTTCCTTCTCTTGGAAGCAAGGCTCCCATCCCCTCAGGAGCTAAAGGAGTTCTCCTCCAGGCTGGCTTACTTCAGGCAGATCCCGGAGGCCATCATTAATTCCATGCGACTGAGGCCCTCCTCGGCCTCCCCCATGGATGTGCTCCAGGGAGCCTCGGCCTTCCTGTCCGACTATGACACCAATATCAGGGACGAGAGTCGGCCTGCGGAGGTGGACAGGGGGCTCAGGATCATAGGTGCGTTCCCCACCATTGTGGCAGCCTGGGAGAGGATCCGAAAAGGGCTTCCTGTGGTGCCACCAGATCCATCGCTTCCCCACGCAGCAGACTTTCTACGCATGCTCACCGGGCACAGGGCAGATCCCCAGACCGAGCGGGATCTGGATGTTTGCCTGATCCTTCACGCAGAGCACTCCTTCAATGCCTCCACCTTTACAGCCAGGGCGGTGGCCTCCACCAGATCTCACACTTACGGGGCAGTGGCCGCAGCCGTAGCCTCCCTGGCAGGCGAGCTCCACGGCGGAGCCAATACCCGCGTCATGATCATGCTGGAGGAGGTTGGATCCAAGGACAGGGCCCAGCAGTGGGTGGCCAAGAGACTCCAGGAAGGAAAGCGCATCATGGGCCTGGGGCATGCTGTGTACGAGGTAGATGACCCGAGGGTTAAGGTGCTCAAGCCCATGGCCGAGGCCATAGGAAAACGAAAAGGCCAGACCCATTGGTACGAGCTTGCGGTGGAAATCGAACGGGCCGCCAAAGAAGAATTCCAGAGACTAAAGGGCCGCACTATTCCCACCAACGTGGACTTTTACAGCGCTCCCACCTATCATGCCATGGGCATACCCAAGGATCTTTTCACCCCAGTGTTTGCCATTGCCAGGACAGCCGGCTGGGTGGCTCACATCATAGAGGAGCGTCTTGGAGAGGCTCAGGGAAAGCCTCAACTGTACAGGCCTCAGGCAGATTATATCGGCTCTTACTGTGGCCCTGACAAATGCGAGTGGAGACCCTTGGAGCAAAGGAGCTGA
- a CDS encoding ferredoxin family protein, with protein MRAQLKTAPRKKRPKGSRELRVYRSWCKRCGICVEFCPKQALERDEAGYPRWKEQKACVLCRLCELRCPDFAIEVLGEQGGKDEPEQ; from the coding sequence ATGAGGGCGCAACTCAAGACAGCCCCAAGAAAAAAGAGGCCCAAGGGGTCAAGGGAACTTCGGGTGTACAGGAGTTGGTGCAAACGTTGCGGGATCTGTGTGGAGTTTTGCCCCAAACAAGCCTTGGAAAGGGATGAGGCGGGTTATCCGCGTTGGAAGGAGCAGAAGGCCTGCGTGCTTTGCAGGCTTTGTGAACTTAGATGCCCAGATTTTGCCATAGAGGTGCTGGGGGAACAAGGGGGGAAGGATGAGCCCGAGCAGTGA
- a CDS encoding 2-oxoacid:acceptor oxidoreductase subunit alpha encodes MSPSSESSRARLIQGNEACAEGAVAAGCRFYAGYPITPSSEIAEVLSYRLPAVGGTFIQMEDEIASLGAVIGASLAGVKAMTATSGPGFSLMQEHIGFACMAEVPCVVVNVMRGGPSTGLPTHPSQGDVQQARWGTHGDHPIIALTPWSVKECFLLTVRAFNLSEKYRTPVILLMDEVVGHMRENVVLPEADSLEVIDRVKPNVPPEWYIPYEDTPFGVPPMAPFGEGYRYHVTGLTHDIRGFPTLREDEIQPFMSRLFRKIWTHLEDIQTWETYEMEDAEACIVAYGSVARAAKRAVVEARSRGMRVGLLRLITIWPFCRRAVESVLGRCRVIVVPEMNLGQISREVKRVVQGRARVLTVSKALGRLLTPQEILEPLGEVPR; translated from the coding sequence ATGAGCCCGAGCAGTGAGTCCTCCAGGGCAAGGCTGATCCAAGGTAACGAGGCCTGTGCAGAGGGAGCTGTGGCAGCCGGCTGCAGGTTTTATGCAGGTTACCCCATCACGCCTTCTTCGGAGATAGCCGAGGTGCTCTCCTACAGGCTGCCGGCGGTGGGGGGTACCTTCATCCAAATGGAGGACGAGATCGCCAGCCTGGGTGCAGTGATCGGCGCTTCTTTGGCCGGAGTGAAAGCCATGACCGCCACAAGCGGACCGGGTTTTTCCCTCATGCAGGAGCACATAGGCTTTGCATGTATGGCCGAGGTGCCCTGTGTGGTGGTCAATGTCATGCGAGGGGGGCCCAGCACCGGGCTTCCCACCCATCCTTCCCAGGGGGATGTGCAGCAAGCCAGATGGGGAACCCATGGAGACCATCCCATAATAGCCCTTACTCCCTGGAGCGTGAAGGAGTGTTTCCTGCTCACGGTAAGGGCCTTTAACCTATCGGAAAAGTACCGCACACCGGTCATACTGCTCATGGACGAGGTGGTGGGGCACATGAGGGAAAATGTTGTGTTGCCCGAGGCAGACTCATTGGAGGTCATAGACCGGGTCAAACCCAATGTGCCCCCTGAGTGGTACATCCCGTACGAGGACACGCCTTTTGGGGTCCCGCCCATGGCCCCCTTTGGTGAGGGCTACAGGTATCATGTCACGGGCCTCACCCATGACATCAGAGGCTTTCCCACCCTCCGTGAGGATGAGATCCAGCCCTTCATGAGCCGGCTTTTCCGCAAGATATGGACCCACCTGGAGGACATTCAGACCTGGGAGACCTATGAGATGGAGGATGCCGAGGCATGCATCGTGGCGTACGGCTCGGTGGCCAGAGCAGCCAAGAGGGCCGTTGTGGAGGCCAGGTCAAGGGGCATGAGGGTAGGGCTCCTGAGGCTCATAACCATATGGCCCTTTTGCAGAAGGGCTGTGGAGTCTGTGCTGGGAAGGTGCCGGGTGATAGTGGTGCCAGAGATGAACCTGGGGCAGATCTCCAGGGAGGTGAAGAGGGTGGTGCAAGGCAGGGCCAGGGTGCTTACGGTTAGCAAGGCCCTGGGCAGGCTCCTTACACCCCAGGAGATCCTGGAGCCCTTGGGGGAGGTGCCCAGATGA
- a CDS encoding 2-oxoacid:ferredoxin oxidoreductase subunit beta gives MNGEQRLIYQYLRHDKKFPHVWCPGCGNGIVLGSLIRTVHKLGLSKDEVVLVSGIGCAGRLPVYVDFNTLHTTHGRALTFATGIKLAKAQLKVIVIMGDGDATAIGGNHLIHAARRNVDLTAIIVNNNIYGMTGGQSSPTTPHGLRASTSPYGHAEHAFDISRLAEAAGASLVARGTIYHVNLLDKLFEKAVEKVGFALVEVISHCPTHFGKLNLLGGPLQSMHWMAEHAVPVERAKKLKAEELQGKFRIGVLVDRDMPDYQSEYQRVRERATEAVPYRIDPQEVSKMLESHQIY, from the coding sequence ATGAACGGTGAACAGCGCCTCATTTATCAATACCTTCGCCACGACAAGAAGTTTCCCCATGTTTGGTGTCCAGGCTGCGGCAATGGCATAGTGTTGGGTTCTCTGATTCGCACTGTGCACAAGCTGGGGCTTTCCAAAGATGAGGTGGTGCTGGTCTCTGGAATAGGCTGTGCGGGCAGGCTTCCGGTATACGTGGATTTCAATACATTACATACAACTCATGGCAGGGCTCTTACCTTTGCCACCGGGATAAAGCTGGCCAAGGCCCAACTGAAGGTGATAGTGATAATGGGTGACGGAGACGCCACGGCCATAGGGGGAAATCACCTGATTCATGCAGCACGGCGCAACGTGGATCTGACGGCAATAATAGTCAACAACAACATATATGGGATGACCGGAGGCCAGTCCTCCCCCACTACTCCCCATGGACTCAGGGCCAGCACCTCCCCATACGGACATGCGGAACATGCTTTTGATATATCCCGTCTGGCAGAGGCTGCGGGAGCCAGCCTGGTCGCCCGCGGGACCATCTATCACGTGAATCTGTTGGACAAGCTCTTTGAGAAAGCAGTGGAGAAGGTGGGCTTTGCTCTGGTGGAAGTCATAAGCCACTGCCCTACCCACTTTGGGAAATTGAACCTGCTGGGTGGACCACTGCAGAGCATGCATTGGATGGCGGAGCATGCCGTGCCAGTGGAAAGGGCCAAGAAATTGAAGGCTGAAGAACTACAAGGTAAATTCCGGATTGGGGTCTTGGTGGACAGGGACATGCCGGACTACCAAAGCGAGTATCAACGTGTCAGGGAAAGAGCCACCGAGGCTGTGCCTTACCGCATAGATCCTCAAGAGGTCTCTAAGATGCTGGAGTCTCATCAGATCTATTGA